TTTGTAACCCCATCAGGCACAGCTCCTCTGATGATCTGTGGATTTAGGGTTAATATATCATCAAGACATACATTGATTTGATTGGCCAGCGTCTCCATGTGGATGTAATTGCTCACATGCAAGGTGTCATAAGCCATCATGGCTCTTTGCTCGGACTGTAGGTCCACCAGGTTGTGCTCATCCGCATAGTTGACCACATAGATCATGGCCACCAGCTGTGGCACATAAGATCGCGTCTCTCTAGGCAGGTAGGGATAGATGTCCCAAAAAGTTCTTTTGTATCCAGATCGACGGATGGCTTTTCGTACATTGCCCGGACCAGTATTGTAGGCCGCCAATGCCAACTCCCAATCGCCAAACATGCTGTAGAGCGCCTTGAGGTAGCGTGCGGCAGATTCAGTGGATTTCCATGGGTTCATGCGCTCGTCGATGTACCAGGACTGATCCAGCTTATAGGCCTTTCCGGTGTAAGGCATAAATTGCCAAAGACCACCGGCTCCTACTCTGGAGACGGCATTAGGATTCAACCCTGATTCGATGATGGCCAAATATTTTAGCTCATCAGGCATGCCTTTTTCGGCCAGCACTTGTTCGAATATGGGGAAATACAAATTCTTCCTGGCCAGCACCTCACGAGTATATTCACGATCCCTCACAGTAAAGTAATCAATGAAAGAAAAGACTCTTTCGTTGAAGACCAGCGGGAGATCCTTTTCTAAACAAGACAGCCTGTCCTGCACCAATTCATAACTCACATCCGGCAATTCTTCTACCTCAGTCTGAGCCCAGGATGTAGTGCTTAGTACCAATAGTAAGGAAAGAATAGCAAGTACGTGCTTATGTGTCATATAATGTGATCTTGTAAATATTTGGAGAAAGATAATAATTTCTCTTCTTCGAAAGAATTACAAATAACCTGAATGCCTATCGGCATACCGTCTTTATCCGTCCCACATGGGATAGAAATGGCCGGCATTCCCGCCAAAGAGGCCTGAACTGTGAAAATGTCTTCTAAATACATTTGAAGTGGATCGCGATCGTGGCTATTCAGATCAAATGCAGGAGTAGGTGTCGTAGGCATGATGATGAAATCATTGTCAGCGAAGAGCTGCTTCATTTCATCTCTGATCAAACGTCTCACCTTTTGTGCCTTGGTATAATAGGCGTCATAAAAACCTTCACTCAATACATAAGTACCCAGCAATATTCTTTTGATCACCTCCTCACCGAATCCTTCGCTTCTCGATTTTTTGTACATCGATTCGAGATCCCTGGCATTTTGAGATCGGTAGCCATACTTCACTCCATCGAAACGTGACAAGTTAGCACTCGCCTCCGCTGTTGTCAGGATATAATAGGTCGGCAATACATATTTGAGGAAGTTGAAGTCCATACGGTTGACCGTATTGCCTTCAGATTCCACTTTAGCAAACACCTGATCTACGGCCGATTTGATCTGTGGATCGATAGCCTCGTGCGAATTGATGTTGTCGAAGGAAACAACTTTGAATTTTTCGGACCATTCTGGGGCCTTGGAAAATGCAGGCACTTTGCTTTGGCTCGCGGTATGATCGTACTCATCCGCTCCTGATACTACCTCTAATACCAGCGCCGCATCATCTACCGATTTGGACAATATCCCCACACAGTCGAAAGAACTGGCATAGGCTGTCAATCCATGTCTTGAGATTCTGCCATAGCTCGGCTTGAAACCAATCACTCCACAAAAAGCAGCAGGCTGCCTGACCGATCCACCTGTATCAGAACCCATCGATACCAGACACATATCAGATTGAACCGCTACAGCAGATCCACCAGAAGACCCTCCTGGCACTTTGTTCTCTCCTGCTTCGTTTTTGACCGGACCGAAATAGGAGTTCTCATTAGAAGACCCCATGGCAAATTCATCACAGTTGTTTCTACCGATGATGATGGCATCCTCCTCCAGCATGCGCTGTATCGGAGTGGCCGTGAATTGCGATTTGAAACCTTCGAGAATTTTACTGCCGCTTTGCAGGCTGTGGTCCTTGTGGCAAAAGACGTCCTTGATGGTCACTACCATTCCTGCCAGGCGTCCAGCTTTGCCCTGATTGATTTTTTCCTGTACCTCTTTAGCCTGAGCCAATGCCTCCTCTGCATATACCTCTGTGAGGGCATTGAGAGAAGGGTTTTTTTGCTCGATGTTGGACAGGTAGCCTTGTACGAGTTCGGTGCAATTGATCGTCCCAGCGTCCAGGTCGGTTTTGATCTGGGACAGTGAATGGTAATTCTTCAAAACTTATTTCTTGTCCTCGTCCTTGATTCCGTTGTCTATTTCGTCTTTGATCTCTTTAGATGCGTCCTTGAATTCTCTGATTCCTCGACCCAGACCTTTGGCCAGTTCTGGAATTTTTTTGGCTCCAAACAACAACACGATGACCAAAACGATAATCACCAATTCCCAGCCTCCTGGCATACCAAATGCCAATATTGAATTTGTCATATACTTATTAGCTTTTATACATTGTGCAATGCAACTGCAAAGATAGCCATTTAGAATCAAGATCAATCCGGACCATCCATTTTGTTCTCATGAAGTACAAATGCTTACACTTGGAAAGAAAAATGATCTAAAACAGCGCAGACACGTATCCCATTTATAAAACATGAATCTCAATCAGGTAACTCTTCCCTCAATAGATCCGGAAAACTCCGTACGCTTCTATCAGCTGCTAGGTCTCAGACTGATCGTAGATGCCCTCCCGCGCTACGCACGGATGGAGTGTCCCGACGGAGCAAGCACCCTCTCTATCCACCTGGTGGAGAAATTGCCTCAAGGCGAATTGCCTACCCTCTATTTCGAAACAGAAAGGCTCGACGAAGAATACCAAAGACTCAAAGAAGCAAAAGTGAACTTTGATCTGGCCCCTACTGATCAGAGCTGGCTCTGGCGAGAAGCCAGGCTGAAAGACCCGGATGGCAACCCTCTCATTTTATTCTTCGCAGGAAAAAACAGAAAAAATCCGCCCTGGAGAGTCGCATAGGCGGATTTCGAAAAATACTTCATTTTTTTTCGAACCCTGAGAGAGGCGCACCGTAATAATGCTTGTTGCAACATATAAAGTTGTTACAACAAATAAACGATAAATCAAATATTCAAACTAATAGCATCATGTTAAATACACTATTATCACTCATCACAGTATTCACTCTAGGTAGTGCCGATACTAAAGACGTAAAAGTAACCGAGAGCACGATCAAATGGGAAGCCACTAAAGTAGTAGGTGGTGGACATGAAGGTACCGTCATTCTCAAAGAAGCCGATCTCAAATTGAAAGGGTCTGAATTGAAAGGTGGATCATTCGTAGTAGATATGACTACCATCAACAGTACAGATCTAGAAGGAGAATGGAAAGACAAATTAGATGGTCACCTGAAGTCTGACGATTTCTTCAGCGTGGAGAAAAACCCAACTGCCAAATTCGTAATCACGAAAGTGAAAAAAACCGGCAATGGCAGCTACGAGGTAACTGGCGACATCACCATCAAAGGAAAAACAGAAACTATTTCCTTCCCCGCTACACTTACAGAATCTGGTGACAAGGTAACTGCCGACGCTACCATTACGCTTGACAGATCAAAATTCGACGTAAGATACGGATCTAGCAGCTTTTTCGACGACCTGGGAGACAAAGCAATCTCTGACGAGTTCAAGCTGATCGTATCGCTAGTAGCGAGCAAGTAATCAAAGACCTACCCAAAATGAAATCTCAACCCTGATGCAGCGCATCAGGGTTTTTTGTGTGCCAGCACAAATCGGTCGCATTTCCTCTTTATAGCTATAATCCCTCCAAGGGTTATTC
This is a stretch of genomic DNA from Reichenbachiella ulvae. It encodes these proteins:
- a CDS encoding Sec-independent protein translocase subunit TatA/TatB, which gives rise to MTNSILAFGMPGGWELVIIVLVIVLLFGAKKIPELAKGLGRGIREFKDASKEIKDEIDNGIKDEDKK
- a CDS encoding lytic transglycosylase domain-containing protein, translating into MTHKHVLAILSLLLVLSTTSWAQTEVEELPDVSYELVQDRLSCLEKDLPLVFNERVFSFIDYFTVRDREYTREVLARKNLYFPIFEQVLAEKGMPDELKYLAIIESGLNPNAVSRVGAGGLWQFMPYTGKAYKLDQSWYIDERMNPWKSTESAARYLKALYSMFGDWELALAAYNTGPGNVRKAIRRSGYKRTFWDIYPYLPRETRSYVPQLVAMIYVVNYADEHNLVDLQSEQRAMMAYDTLHVSNYIHMETLANQINVCLDDILTLNPQIIRGAVPDGVTNYPLKMPVDLIDSIRAKRVAILDSASKVGKKELEYLARNMPGSTYGRERQVYRVQSGDVLGSIAERYHVRVSDIKRWNNLSSNMIRVGQRLDIWVMPYYNQSTKDVYTAKTTPAQAEPKTEIIAGGKYHLVQSGDSLWSISKLYGDVSIEQIKKLNNLTSSRIKPGQKLLINM
- a CDS encoding VOC family protein — encoded protein: MNLNQVTLPSIDPENSVRFYQLLGLRLIVDALPRYARMECPDGASTLSIHLVEKLPQGELPTLYFETERLDEEYQRLKEAKVNFDLAPTDQSWLWREARLKDPDGNPLILFFAGKNRKNPPWRVA
- a CDS encoding YceI family protein, with translation MLNTLLSLITVFTLGSADTKDVKVTESTIKWEATKVVGGGHEGTVILKEADLKLKGSELKGGSFVVDMTTINSTDLEGEWKDKLDGHLKSDDFFSVEKNPTAKFVITKVKKTGNGSYEVTGDITIKGKTETISFPATLTESGDKVTADATITLDRSKFDVRYGSSSFFDDLGDKAISDEFKLIVSLVASK
- the gatA gene encoding Asp-tRNA(Asn)/Glu-tRNA(Gln) amidotransferase subunit GatA, with the protein product MKNYHSLSQIKTDLDAGTINCTELVQGYLSNIEQKNPSLNALTEVYAEEALAQAKEVQEKINQGKAGRLAGMVVTIKDVFCHKDHSLQSGSKILEGFKSQFTATPIQRMLEEDAIIIGRNNCDEFAMGSSNENSYFGPVKNEAGENKVPGGSSGGSAVAVQSDMCLVSMGSDTGGSVRQPAAFCGVIGFKPSYGRISRHGLTAYASSFDCVGILSKSVDDAALVLEVVSGADEYDHTASQSKVPAFSKAPEWSEKFKVVSFDNINSHEAIDPQIKSAVDQVFAKVESEGNTVNRMDFNFLKYVLPTYYILTTAEASANLSRFDGVKYGYRSQNARDLESMYKKSRSEGFGEEVIKRILLGTYVLSEGFYDAYYTKAQKVRRLIRDEMKQLFADNDFIIMPTTPTPAFDLNSHDRDPLQMYLEDIFTVQASLAGMPAISIPCGTDKDGMPIGIQVICNSFEEEKLLSFSKYLQDHII